The following coding sequences are from one Carassius auratus strain Wakin chromosome 15, ASM336829v1, whole genome shotgun sequence window:
- the lpar6a gene encoding lysophosphatidic acid receptor 6a produces the protein MDNTTVQMEALTQIWAVSASYKNSSLQLHNITHCPKNDNFKYPLYSIVFSLVFMVGLITNVAAMYIFTCSLKLRNETTTYMMNLVVSDLLFVLTLPLRVFYFIQQNWPFGSLLCQLSVSLFYTNMYGSILFLTCISVDRFLAIVHPFRSRGLRTKRNAKIVCAAVWVLVLSGSLPTGFMLNSTNKQKNNTIACFENFSSNQWKSHLSKVVIFIETVGFLIPLILNVVCSAMVLQTLRRPQTVSRGGKLNKRKILRMIIVHLSIFCFCFIPYNVNLVFYSLVRTKSLEGCAVESVVRTIYPIALCIAVSNCCFDPIVYYFTSETIQNSIKRKSQINHSFDVKFSEALRSETTSSSFQFSLRSIKNKMFHNESNV, from the coding sequence ATGGACAACACCACTGTTCAAATGGAGGCTTTGACCCAGATATGGGCTGTCAGTGCCAGCTACAAAAATTCCTCTCTGCAGCTACACAACATCACCCACTGCCCAAAGAATGACAACTTCAAATATCCTCTTTACAGCATAGTGTTTAGCCTTGTCTTCATGGTTGGACTCATAACCAATGTTGCAGCCATGTACATTTTTACTTGTTCACTGAAACTGCGGAATGAGACCACCACATATATGATGAATCTTGTGGTTTCTGACTTATTATTTGTGCTCACACTTCCCTTGAGGGTCTTTTACTTCATCCAACAGAACTGGCCATTTGGCAGCCTGCTATGTCAGCTCTCTGTCTCACTCTTTTACACAAACATGTATGGGAGCATTCTGTTTCTAACATGCATCAGTGTGGACCGTTTCCTCGCCATAGTACACCCCTTTCGTTCAAGAGGTCTCCGGACAAAACGCAATGCCAAAATTGTATGTGCTGCTGTTTGGGTTCTCGTGCTTTCTGGAAGTCTTCCAACAGGCTTCATGCTGAACAGTACTAAcaagcaaaaaaacaacacaatagcCTGCTTTGAGAATTTCTCTTCAAATCAGTGGAAGAGCCATCTCTCAAAGGTGGTGATCTTCATAGAGACAGTGGGGTTCCTTATTCCTTTGATTCTGAACGTGGTTTGCTCCGCTATGGTTCTCCAAACTTTGAGGAGGCCACAGACTGTTAGTAGAGGAGGGAAGCTGAACAAAAGAAAGATATTGAGGATGATCATCGTCCACCTCTCCATCTTCTGCTTTTGTTTCATTCCCTACAATGTCAACCTTGTTTTCTACTCACTGGTGCGGACAAAATCCTTGGAGGGCTGTGCAGTCGAATCAGTGGTTCGGACAATCTATCCGATCGCTCTGTGTATTGCTGTGTCCAACTGCTGTTTTGACCCCATCGTCTACTATTTTACCTCAGAGACGATACAAAACTCCATTAAGAGGAAATCTCAGATTAACCATTCCTTTGATGTCAAGTTCTCTGAGGCTTTACGTTCAGAGACAACTAGCTCTTCTTTTCAGTTCAGCCTGAGGTCCATAAAGAACAAGATGTTCCACAATGAGTCTAATGTATAA